One stretch of Zingiber officinale cultivar Zhangliang chromosome 6B, Zo_v1.1, whole genome shotgun sequence DNA includes these proteins:
- the LOC121990465 gene encoding uncharacterized protein LOC121990465 → MPANDGEATPTVPEWVAALARRQFTGNDDEAIGVRFIGSKRVESSDLVVQQNRLYLPTDSVRANLVGFLSLEERAMANLVGNIVHLRKRSRTEAEEERKKPKKAAGREHGGLPVRVYARCGFVFYLLLTRWDGSGGTVIKGDELKLFRSWSAPKKGDKIDFWAFRRSGELCFAIGRP, encoded by the exons ATGCCGGCGAACGACGGCGAGGCGACCCCCACTGTACCGGAGTGGGTGGCCGCCTTGGCGAGGCGCCAGTTCACCGGCAACGACGACGAAGCCATTGGCGTGCGGTTCATAGGCTCTAAGAGGGTGGAGAGCTCTGACCTCGTGGTGCAGCAGAACCGCCTCTACCTTCCCACCGACTCCGTCAGGGCCAATCTCGTCGGGTTCCTCTCCCTGGAAGAGCGCGCCATGGCCAACCTCGTTGGCAACATCGTCCACCTTAG GAAGCGGAGCCGCACGGAggcagaggaagagaggaagaagccGAAGAAGGCTGCGGGGCGGGAGCACGGAGGGCTGCCAGTGCGAGTGTACGCACGGTGCGGATTCGTGTTCTACCTGTTGCTGACTCGATGGGACGGAAGCGGTGGCACCGTGATCAAGGGCGACGAGCTCAAGTTATTCCGCTCATGGAGTGCGCCGAAGAAGGGTGACAAGATTGACTTTTGGGCCTTCCGCCGCAGCGGCGAACTTTGCTTCGCCATCGGGAGGCCGTGA